One part of the Marispirochaeta sp. genome encodes these proteins:
- a CDS encoding CBS domain-containing protein encodes MMIRNLINRNEDIVHPFTSTESVEKILLEKYYVVVMDNGEFKGIVTQPDIIKTGHNLIIDCIIPKSRLSVNDDLPKAIQTMQKEQQFTLPVFDETDTYIGSLSYTRIMENIYESGQGSIRDICSPMSNVEVKINNVIGPEDFESVKQMFISELSHYTKNSIQVIYSSIELYKTANENQEKEELLSSIYDNTRKIDGILNQLFHQYFSGVN; translated from the coding sequence ATGATGATCAGGAACCTGATAAATAGGAACGAAGATATCGTCCATCCATTCACCAGCACTGAATCGGTTGAGAAGATTCTCCTGGAGAAATACTACGTTGTCGTTATGGACAATGGAGAGTTCAAGGGAATCGTTACGCAACCGGATATTATCAAAACAGGTCATAACCTGATCATTGATTGCATCATTCCAAAGTCCAGGCTCTCTGTTAACGACGATCTTCCAAAAGCCATACAGACGATGCAGAAAGAACAGCAGTTCACCCTTCCTGTCTTTGATGAAACAGATACCTATATCGGCAGTCTCTCATACACCCGCATTATGGAGAATATTTATGAGTCAGGCCAGGGATCTATCAGAGACATTTGCTCGCCTATGTCCAATGTTGAGGTCAAGATCAATAATGTTATTGGTCCGGAAGATTTTGAATCAGTAAAACAGATGTTCATCAGTGAGTTGTCACATTACACAAAAAATTCTATACAGGTGATCTATAGTTCGATAGAATTATACAAAACAGCGAATGAGAATCAGGAAAAGGAAGAGCTGCTCTCCTCGATCTACGACAACACCAGGAAGATAGACGGAATCCTGAATCAGCTCTTTCATCAGTACTTTAGCGGGGTG